A genomic stretch from Dermacentor albipictus isolate Rhodes 1998 colony unplaced genomic scaffold, USDA_Dalb.pri_finalv2 scaffold_16, whole genome shotgun sequence includes:
- the LOC135899643 gene encoding uncharacterized protein yields MKSKNVKAAGDGEQVQCDECLRWCFLDETEFQNLAEAVGSSFTCRSCEGVREAVQKLEGNWAAKFDELKANLREEQEKRVALQAKVENFVKVEAAQAAQLVRTVAELGEAKERSAELQRRLDALETRAADNVGSGHQSEGEVGGWEPKQAVASSPPVNRRSYSEAAQHAPSEATLQPQEAGKQGEVGESERVIIAGDSNMAGCSKAIVERVKGDKRVAVGTFPGQTLGSVMERAKEKLTENAHVRNLVVVAGGLNDVLNRKGPGLAQRLAKGVDDLRELSPQVQIEVCTVPEVPVRDSHLQRAVMAVNEAIWKMSREKGFEVVEVNREVRSCGGFKRHGIHFNYRLAREVGWRLGGRAVAFLGGPRALRRSE; encoded by the coding sequence atgaaatcgaaaaacgtgaaggccgcgggggacggggagcaagtgcagtgcgacgagtgcctgcgctggtgcttcctcgacgagactgaattccagaatttagcagaagcggtggggtctagcttcacgtgcaggtcgtgcgagggcgtcagggaagccgtccaaaaactggaagggaattgggcggctaagttcgacgagcttaaggcaaacctgagggaggagcaggagaagcgggtagcactgcaggcgaaggttgaaaatttcgtcaaggtggaggcggcccaggccgcgcagttggtgaggactgtggccgagcttggggaggcgaaagaaaggagcgccgaactgcaaaggcggctcgacgctcttgagactcgggcagcggataatgtcgggtcaggacaccaaagcgagggcgaagtgggaggcTGGGAGCCtaagcaagcggtcgccagctcgccgccggtgaatcggcgtagctatagcgaagcagcgcaacacgccccgagtgaggcgacgctgcagccacaggaagccgggaagcagggagaggtaggagagagtgaaagggtgattatcgctggcgactcaaacatggctgggtgctcaaaagcaattgtggaaagggtgaaaggcgacaaaagagtggcagtagggacatttccagggcagacactgggttctgtcatggagcgagcaaaagaaaagctcacggaaaatgcccacgtgcgcaaccttgtcgtagtagcaggtgggctaaatgacgtcctgaacaggaaagggccaggactagcccagcgcttggcgaagggggtggacgacttgcgcgagctatcccctcaggtgcagatcgaggtgtgcacggtgccggaggtgcctgtgcgtgacagtcacttacaaagagccgtaatggctgtcaatgaggcaatatggaaaatgagccgagagaaaggcttcgaggttgtcgaagtaaacagggaagtgagaagttgtggtggttttaaacgacatgggatccacttcaattacaggctagcacgagaagtgggctggcgacttgggggtcgcgctgttgcttttttagggggcccgcgggcgctcaggaggtcagagtag